The following nucleotide sequence is from Nocardioides daedukensis.
CGCCGACGCACTGCGCTCCACGCACCCGATCGCCGAGGACGCAGAGGCGATGGTCGACGTGGACACCGCCTTCGGCAATTTCGACATGATCACCTATGCCAAGGGCAACGCAGTGCTGCGCCAGCTGGTGGCCTGGCTGGGCGAGGAGCCCTTCCTGGCCGGGGTGAACGCCTATCTGGGCCGGCACCGATTCGGCAACGCCGATCTCGCCGACTTCCTGGACGCCCTTGACGCGGCCACCGACCGTGACGTCCGGGCCTGGGCCGAGTCCTGGCTGCGCAGCACCGGCTTCGACACGATCCGCATCGAGCGACGCGACGGCGTCCCGATCCTGCACCGCGACGGGTCACGGCCGCACCGTTTCACCGTCAACGGCTATGCCGCCGACGGCCAGCTGGTCGGCACCGAGCTGGTCGACCTGGCCGGCGAGCCGGTCGCCCTGCCCGCCTTCCGTGGCCTGGCCGTCGTCCCCAACGCCGGTGACGAGACGTTCGCGCAGGTCCAGCTGGACGTGGTCTCCAAGGAGTTCGTCGAGCAGCACCTGGGCCGGATCGCGGATCCGTTGGTCCGCGCGGTGCTCTGGCGCGGACTGGTCGAGATGACCCGGAGCGGTCGCACCTCGGTGGAGGACTTCCTCAAGCTGGTCGCACGGCACCTGCCGATCGAGGAGCACGCGATGGTGTTCGAGGGCGCGATCAACGCGGCCCAGGTCTTCGTGGTGAACGAGCTGCTCGACCCGGCCCGGCTCGATGAGGCGCACGAGGTGCTCGCCGCGACCTGCACCCTGGCCCGCCACCGGCACCCGGTGGTGGCCACCCGCGTGCTGACCTCGACGACCACCGACACCGAGCTGCTGCACGGCTGGCTCGAGGACGACGCCACCGACCTCGGTGCTGCGCTCGACCAGGAGCAGCGCTGGGCCGTCGTACGCCGGCTGGTCGAGCTCGGCGGGGATCCCGCGATGATCGCGACCGAGGAGGAGCGTGACCAGTCCGCTGCCGGGCGCCTTGCCGGGCTGCGGTGCCGCGCCGCGGTCCCCACCGCCGAGGCGAAGCAGGAGGCTTGGAGCCAGATGTTCGACGGTGAGCCGGCGAACCGTGACTTCACCGCCCTCAGTGACGGCTTCTGGACCCCCGGCCAGCACGACCTGGTTGCCGACTACCTGGCCCGGTTGGTCGCCGAGGCTCCCGGTCTGGCTGAGCGACGCGGTCAGGCCTTCTCCAAGGTGGTCGGGCACGCGTTCCCGCACATCGCCTGGCCGCTGGAGGTGGCCCGCGCGTTCCGCGAGGACCTGACCCGAGCCCTTGGCTCAGGCGAGCTGCCGACGGTGCTCGCCCGCGAGTGGAACGACCACCTCGACGAGCTGGACGTCACCCTCGCCGCCCGATCCCGCAACTCTTGATGCGCGAGCCTGCAGTTGTTGCGCGTCGAACCGGCAGTTGTTGCGGCTCGAACCTGCACTTCCTGCGCGTCGAACCGTCAGTTGTTGTGGCGCGAACCTGCAGTTGTTGCGGCCCCGACCGGAATCGGCCGCGTTCGCAACAGCAGGGTGGATCAGGCGTGACCGTCGAACATCGAGGTCACTGAGCCGTCCTCGAACACGGCGCGGATCGCGCTGCCCAGCAGCGGTGCGATCGAGAGGATCGTGAGCTTGTCGAAGCGCTGCTCCTCGGTGAGCGGCAGCGTGTCGGTCACGATGACCTCGGTGGCCGAGGAGTTCTTCAGCCGGTCCACCGCGGGGCCGGAGAGGATCGGGTGCGTGGCCGCGATGATCACACCGGCGGCGCCCTCCTCCATCAGCGCCTCGGCGGCCTTCACGATGGTGCCGCCGGTGTCGATGATGTCGTCGGTCAGCACGCAGTAGCGACCCTTGACCTCACCCACGACGCGGTTGGCGACGGTCTCGTTGGGGCGGTCGGTGCGACGGGTCTTGTGGATGAACGCCAGCGGCACGCCACCGAGACGGGCGGACCAGCGCTCGGCGACCTTGATCCGGCCGGCGTCGGGCGAGACCACGGCGAGCGGCTGGTCGCCGTACTTCTCCTTGACGTAGTCCGCCAGGATCGGCAGCGCCATCAGGTGGTCCACCGGGCCGTCGAAGAAGCCTTGGAGCTGGTCGGCGTGCAGGTCGACGGTGATCAGCCGATCGGCGCCGGCGCACTTGAACAGGTCGGCGATCAGGCGGGCCGAGATCGGCTCGCGGCCGCGGTGCTTCTTGTCCTGGCGCGAGTAGCCGTAGAACGGCATGACCACGGTGATCCGCTTGGCCGACGCACGCTTGAGGGCGTCGACCATGATCAGGTGCTCCATGATCCATTCGTTGATCGGAGCGGTGTGGCTCTGGATCACGAAGGCGTCGCAGCCGCGGACGGACTCCTCGTAGCGGACATAGATCTCGGAGTTGGCGAACTCATAGGCCGACGTGGGGACCAGACCGGTGCCGAGCTTCTCGGCGACGGCCGTGGCCAGTTCGGGGTGTGCTCGGCCGGTGAAGACCATCAGGTTCTTCTCGGTCGTCTTCTTCATTCCGCTCACGCCGGATTCTCCTCAGACTCGACTGGCCGCAGCTGACCCGCGCCACTGATTCTGCACCCAGTGTTCACCGATCAGCCAACCCGCACCCGCGCAGCGTGAGACGGGTCACTGCCCCTTGCGGTTCTTCCAGTCCTCGAGGTTCCGCTGGGGGCCGCTGGAGACGGCCAGTGCACCGTTGGGTACGTCGCGCCGCACGGTGGTCCCGCCGCCCGTCATCGCGTCGTCGCCGATCTGGACCGGCGCGATGAAGGTGTTGTTCGAGCCGGTCTTGGTGCGGTCGCCGATCTTGGTGCGGTGCTTGTTGACCCCGTCGTAGTTGGCGAAGATCGTGCCGGCCCCGATGTTGGTCTCCTCGCCGATCTCGGCGTCGCCCACGTAGGACAGGTGCGGCACCTTGGAGCCGTTGCCGATCTGGGCGTTCTTGGTCTCGACGAACGCACCGATCTTGCCCCGGGAGCCGAGGTTGGTGCCGGGACGCAGGTAGGAGAACGGGCCGACGTTGGCCTCGTCGCCGATCACCGCGAGCTCGCCGTGCGAGCGGACGACACGGGCGCCCTGGCCGATCTCACAGTCCTTGAGCGTGGTGTCCGGACCGACCACGGCGTCCTCGCCGACGACGGTCGCGCCGAGCAGCTGTACGCCGGGGAGGATGGTGACGTCGCGGTTCAGCACCACGTCCGCGTCGATCCAGGTGGTCTCCGGGTCCATCACCGTCACGCCGTCCTTCATCCACTGCGTGACGATGCGACGGTTGAGCTCACGCCCCAGCGCGGCGAGCTGTGCACGGTCGTTAGCGCCCTCGGTCTGGCTGACGTCGTCGATCGCGTAGGCGCCGACGGTGAGGCCGGCCTCGCGGGCGATGCCGACGGTGTCGGTGAGGTAGTACTCCGCGTTGGCGTTGTTGTTACTGATCCGGCCCAGCGCGTCGGTGAGGAACCCGGCGTCGAAGGCGAGGATGCCGGAGTTGATCTCGGCGATGTCGCGCTGGAGCGGGGTCGCGTCCTTCTCCTCGACGATCGCCTCCACGTCACCCTCCGCCGTACGCACGATCCGGCCGTAGCCGAACGGGTTGGGCACGATGCCGGACAGGATGCTGACCGCGCGCTCGGCGGCCTCGTGCTCCTCGGCGAAGGCGCGCAGGCTCTCGCCGCGCAGCAGCGGGGTGTCACCGGTGACCACGACGACGGTGCCGCTGATCGGCTCCGCGATGGACTCGAGAGCGACGCGTACGGCGTGCCCGGTGCCGTCCTGTGACTCCTGGACGGCCAGCACGACCTCGGGCATCTGCTCACTGATGTGTGGGCCGACCTGCTCACGCTGGGTGCCGATCACGGCGATGACGCGCTCGGGCTCCATCGCGCGCACGGCGTTGAGGACGTGGCCGATCATGCTTCGCCCGCCGACCTCGTGCAGCACCTTCATGGTCTTGGACTTCATCCGGGTGCCGCCACCTGCGGCGAGGACGACCACGGTGAGATTGCTCGGCATGCACACTCCTTGATTGGGCCCGATCATCGGTTCGGTTCCACCCCATGGGTGTGAACCGGACCACGATAACGTCGCCGGCCCGATGAGCGGTGGTCGGTGGCCACCGACCACCGCACTCAGGCAGTGCCGCCGACCGCTCCCGGGACGCTGTCCACCATGTCGTGGCCCATCCCCTGCTCGGCCTTCATCCGCACCAGTGCCTCGTCGCGGGCCGCATAGCCCGCTGCGGTCAGACGCTCCGCGCCGAGGAGTCCGTGCCTGGCCCGGTCGAGCAGGCGCAGGCCGGGCCGGGCGACGCGGAGCACGTGCTTTGCGGGGCCGTCGGGGACCGAGAGCTGGTCTGCCACCCGATCACCCAGGAAGACCCGGGACATGCCATAGACCAGGCTTCGCGACAACGCCGTCCGGAACCCCAGCGGGCCGAGCAGCAGCCCAGCGAACTGAGGCGCCAGGTAGTCCTCGGTGAGCGCGCGGGTGAAGTCCCGGGCGAAGTCGTCGGGACCCGGCGAGGTGATCCGGTAGAGGTCCTCGATCCGGATGTGATCGGCCTCGGACACCGGCGCCAGGGCCGGGTCGACACCGATCAGGTGGCCGACATAGCGCCACAGGTGATAGATCGAGTCGAGCTCGTCGCGACGCAGGTCGACGCCGAGCTTCTCCATCGCAGCAAGGGAGATGTGGCCGAACTCGGCGAGGGTGAACGCCATGTAGGGCTGCGGGATCGGGACGCCCCAGGCGGCCTCGTCCCACTCGTCGCCACGTCCGATGAAGCGGCGCACGTGGGCATGGATCATCCGCACCCGCACGGTGTGGGTGAAGCCCGGCGCGTCGATCTCCATGCCGCCGCGACGGACGACCGCGGAGAGCCACTCGCCGACCTCGATGGAGCGTACGGCGGGCTGGTTGCCATAGCGGCCGGTGAGCAGCAGCGGCTTGGCGGCGATCCAGTTCTCGGCGCCGGCGAGCAGTGAGGCGGCGCCGAGCACCAGGCCCCACTGCGCCGAATAGCGCACCAGTACGTCGGCTGCGTGGTCGAGGCGTTCGCGATCCAGCCAGACGGGATCGGTGGTGACCTGGTCGATCAGCGCGGTGACCGAGGCGGGCCTGTCCTCGAGTGCGCCGAGCCCTTCGGTCATCAGGGTGCGCACGGCCTTGCTGGCTGCGGGGTCGGCGGCGACCGCGTCGCCGAGTGGGTCGGCCTGCCACATCCCGTCGAGCCATGCCTGGCCGAAGGCGCCATAGCGGGCGACTGCCTGCTCCGCGCCGGGCAGCGCGGTGGGTGCCGGGCGGCTCATCGCTTCACCCCTGCCGCGAAGGTGTCCAGCTGCGGGCGGGCATAGAGGCTGCGCAGCTTCTCGTAGCGATAGCGGTTGAACGCGAGCGGCTCCAGCAGCAACCAGGCCGGGAGCCAGCGCCGCGCTGCCCGGATCGTCGCGGCATAGAAGGCGAACTCGCGCTTCTTTGCCGCGGTCCACTCGACTCCGAGGAGCTCGCGCATCCGCGGGTGTGCGGCGGCCTCGGCGCAGATCCGGGCGGGCCTGATCAGCGCCGGGGTGGCTGCGCGCCACAGCGGGGTGATCAGCAGGTGCAGCCAGCGCGGGCCGATCAGGGTGGGCACGGGAAGGGCGTCGAACGTCTTGTTGGCCCAGCGCAGGAAGTCGTTGTCGTGCAGGTCGTTGGCGGCCACCTGGTCGTAGTAGGCCTCCATCTCGGCGACGGTGCGCGGGACCTGGGACTGGTCGCTGTTCAGGTCGTAGTCACTGAGGGAGAGGACGGTCTGATAGACGACCTCGCGCTGCTCGTCGGTGAGGTCGCGGCCATAGGTGGTGACGTAGCCGGTGTAGAAGACCAGCATGCTGCTGGTGCCGACCCACTTCCACACCGCCGGCTTGAGCGCGCTGTAGCGCTCGTCGGCGAACTCGCCCTTGCCGCGTCCCTTGACCTGGCCGTGCATGGTCTTGAGCCGCTCGGCGGTGGCCCTGCGGTCGGCGTCGTCTCCGAAGAGCAAGAGTGGGCCCCACAGATAGCTGCGGATGCCGCGGTTGGTGAAGTTCTCGGCGAACCGTCCGGTGGCATCAACCGCCGCGGCCACCTCGCGATAGGCGACCTGGTCCAGGGCGAGCCGCCCATAGAGGCCGAAGGCCACCGGCATGCCCATCCACCAGCGCACGTCGGCGGCGAGCTCGTGGTGCGGCTGGCTCGGATGCCACGGAGGGACCCGCGCTCCATCCACCGATGGGGGTGCCGGGTGCTTGGCAGTGACCGTCATGCGGTCCTCCTTGGAGAGGCAATGAGACAACACCTGTTGACAGATGGAACTGTCACATCAGTCAACGCGTGTGTCAAGATGCATTCCATGACTTCGGGTGCGCGCCGCTATGGCGGGGCAAGTGCAGAGGAACGCGCCGCCGAGCGTCGCTCCCGGCTGCTTGCGGCCGGCCTCGAGCTGATGGGCACCCGTGGCCTGGTCGGGGCGACCGTCCGCGGCGTCGCGGAGGAGGCAGGGGTGGCCGCCCGCTACTTCTATGAGAGCTTCCCGACCGTCGACGACCTGCACCTGGCCGTGTTCGACGAGATCGCACAGGAGGCCTTGGTGCGCTCCTTGGCCGCACTCGAGCGCACCTCCGGGGACCCCGAGGCACGCCGCGAGCGCACCCGGGTCGTCCTGGCCGAGATGGTCGACCTGATGCTGGAGGACCCCCGCAAGGGACGGATCGTGCTGCTGGAGTCGACGGCCTCGGCCACCCTCGGTGCCCGAGCCCTGGCCGAGAGCCGACGGTTCGCCGGACTGCTCGCAGCCACCGCCTCGGGCAGCGATCCGGGGGCCGACACCGCACACGTCTCGGTGGAGCTCCGGCTCGTGGCCCAGTTCCTCATCGGCGGCGTCGCCCATGCCCTGGGCGCCGTCCTCCAGGGCGAGGTGGAGGCCTCGCGGGAGATGCTGGTCGACACCCTGACCATGCTCTTCACCACGGTCGACGCCACCTTGCAGGTGGGTGCACCTGAGCTGTGAGCACTCGGCGCCATCGCGAACAGCTGAGTGTGGAGCTCCCCGGGTAGGAGTCGAACCTACGTCGCTAATCCTGATTCAAAGTCAGGCGGGCCCTGCCGGCAGACCAACCGGGGAATGTCGTGCAGGCACACGATATCGGTCCGGCTTCGCGCGCGAGAATCCGCTCACCGCTTTGAGCAGGGGCAGCGCAGTGCCTCCCGAGCGCCGGTGGTTCCCACTAGCCTCAGGGACATGGACCTGCCCGTGATGCCGCCCGTCCGACCGATGCTGGCCAAGCCGGTCAAGACCATCCCCGATCCGGCCAAGCACGGCGG
It contains:
- a CDS encoding oxygenase MpaB family protein; protein product: MSRPAPTALPGAEQAVARYGAFGQAWLDGMWQADPLGDAVAADPAASKAVRTLMTEGLGALEDRPASVTALIDQVTTDPVWLDRERLDHAADVLVRYSAQWGLVLGAASLLAGAENWIAAKPLLLTGRYGNQPAVRSIEVGEWLSAVVRRGGMEIDAPGFTHTVRVRMIHAHVRRFIGRGDEWDEAAWGVPIPQPYMAFTLAEFGHISLAAMEKLGVDLRRDELDSIYHLWRYVGHLIGVDPALAPVSEADHIRIEDLYRITSPGPDDFARDFTRALTEDYLAPQFAGLLLGPLGFRTALSRSLVYGMSRVFLGDRVADQLSVPDGPAKHVLRVARPGLRLLDRARHGLLGAERLTAAGYAARDEALVRMKAEQGMGHDMVDSVPGAVGGTA
- a CDS encoding ribose-phosphate diphosphokinase → MKKTTEKNLMVFTGRAHPELATAVAEKLGTGLVPTSAYEFANSEIYVRYEESVRGCDAFVIQSHTAPINEWIMEHLIMVDALKRASAKRITVVMPFYGYSRQDKKHRGREPISARLIADLFKCAGADRLITVDLHADQLQGFFDGPVDHLMALPILADYVKEKYGDQPLAVVSPDAGRIKVAERWSARLGGVPLAFIHKTRRTDRPNETVANRVVGEVKGRYCVLTDDIIDTGGTIVKAAEALMEEGAAGVIIAATHPILSGPAVDRLKNSSATEVIVTDTLPLTEEQRFDKLTILSIAPLLGSAIRAVFEDGSVTSMFDGHA
- the glmU gene encoding bifunctional UDP-N-acetylglucosamine diphosphorylase/glucosamine-1-phosphate N-acetyltransferase GlmU, yielding MPSNLTVVVLAAGGGTRMKSKTMKVLHEVGGRSMIGHVLNAVRAMEPERVIAVIGTQREQVGPHISEQMPEVVLAVQESQDGTGHAVRVALESIAEPISGTVVVVTGDTPLLRGESLRAFAEEHEAAERAVSILSGIVPNPFGYGRIVRTAEGDVEAIVEEKDATPLQRDIAEINSGILAFDAGFLTDALGRISNNNANAEYYLTDTVGIAREAGLTVGAYAIDDVSQTEGANDRAQLAALGRELNRRIVTQWMKDGVTVMDPETTWIDADVVLNRDVTILPGVQLLGATVVGEDAVVGPDTTLKDCEIGQGARVVRSHGELAVIGDEANVGPFSYLRPGTNLGSRGKIGAFVETKNAQIGNGSKVPHLSYVGDAEIGEETNIGAGTIFANYDGVNKHRTKIGDRTKTGSNNTFIAPVQIGDDAMTGGGTTVRRDVPNGALAVSSGPQRNLEDWKNRKGQ
- a CDS encoding TetR/AcrR family transcriptional regulator encodes the protein MTSGARRYGGASAEERAAERRSRLLAAGLELMGTRGLVGATVRGVAEEAGVAARYFYESFPTVDDLHLAVFDEIAQEALVRSLAALERTSGDPEARRERTRVVLAEMVDLMLEDPRKGRIVLLESTASATLGARALAESRRFAGLLAATASGSDPGADTAHVSVELRLVAQFLIGGVAHALGAVLQGEVEASREMLVDTLTMLFTTVDATLQVGAPEL
- the pepN gene encoding aminopeptidase N, translated to MPSLTLTESRTRAADLAVTAYDVHLDLTSPEAFTSSTTVHFTSRTAQTFIELADAESVQATLNGVTLPAQAYADGRLALSDLQERNELVVTARLPYVTNGDGMHTFTDPADGERYVSAYCGMDIASTVFACFDQPDLKAPITLTVDAEEHWTVLANGAATSSEAGRWSFTSTPPISTYLFVVCAGPWHSVTSTHRGLPFGWHARRSLADDLDRQAPELEAITRDCFDHYTQAFTEPYPFDSYEQVFVPGQNWGALETPGCVTFRDEFLFRGEPSAMQRQARAMVIAHEMAHMWFGDLVTMKWWEDSWLNESFADYMGYQVAATAAGYVDSWIACAQTRKPQGLRADALRSTHPIAEDAEAMVDVDTAFGNFDMITYAKGNAVLRQLVAWLGEEPFLAGVNAYLGRHRFGNADLADFLDALDAATDRDVRAWAESWLRSTGFDTIRIERRDGVPILHRDGSRPHRFTVNGYAADGQLVGTELVDLAGEPVALPAFRGLAVVPNAGDETFAQVQLDVVSKEFVEQHLGRIADPLVRAVLWRGLVEMTRSGRTSVEDFLKLVARHLPIEEHAMVFEGAINAAQVFVVNELLDPARLDEAHEVLAATCTLARHRHPVVATRVLTSTTTDTELLHGWLEDDATDLGAALDQEQRWAVVRRLVELGGDPAMIATEEERDQSAAGRLAGLRCRAAVPTAEAKQEAWSQMFDGEPANRDFTALSDGFWTPGQHDLVADYLARLVAEAPGLAERRGQAFSKVVGHAFPHIAWPLEVARAFREDLTRALGSGELPTVLAREWNDHLDELDVTLAARSRNS
- a CDS encoding oxygenase MpaB family protein; this encodes MTVTAKHPAPPSVDGARVPPWHPSQPHHELAADVRWWMGMPVAFGLYGRLALDQVAYREVAAAVDATGRFAENFTNRGIRSYLWGPLLLFGDDADRRATAERLKTMHGQVKGRGKGEFADERYSALKPAVWKWVGTSSMLVFYTGYVTTYGRDLTDEQREVVYQTVLSLSDYDLNSDQSQVPRTVAEMEAYYDQVAANDLHDNDFLRWANKTFDALPVPTLIGPRWLHLLITPLWRAATPALIRPARICAEAAAHPRMRELLGVEWTAAKKREFAFYAATIRAARRWLPAWLLLEPLAFNRYRYEKLRSLYARPQLDTFAAGVKR